The following coding sequences lie in one Hydrogenophaga sp. PBL-H3 genomic window:
- a CDS encoding type III pantothenate kinase — protein sequence MTFLALDVGNTRLKWALYEEPRSGSRLIAQGAQFLENIETLAEGDWADLPAPRWVLGCVVAGDAVKRRVEEQLELWDVTPQWVVSSNAEAGVTNGYDHPARLGSDRWVAMIGARQRLVARGLARPCVVVMVGTAVTVEAIDTEGRFLGGIILPGHGIMLRALESGTAGLHVPTGEVRDFPTNTSDALTSGGTFAIAGAVQRMVDNLRRHCGDEPVCFMTGGAGWKMAPSMALQVELVEGLIFDGLLEMASRRLALA from the coding sequence ATGACTTTTCTGGCCCTGGACGTTGGCAACACCCGCCTGAAATGGGCCTTGTACGAGGAGCCGCGCTCTGGTTCGCGCCTGATCGCACAGGGTGCGCAGTTCCTCGAAAACATCGAAACCCTGGCCGAAGGCGACTGGGCCGACCTGCCCGCGCCGCGCTGGGTGCTGGGCTGCGTGGTGGCTGGCGATGCGGTCAAGCGCCGGGTCGAGGAGCAGCTCGAACTCTGGGACGTGACCCCGCAATGGGTGGTTTCCAGCAATGCCGAAGCGGGCGTGACCAACGGCTACGACCACCCGGCGCGGCTCGGCTCCGACCGCTGGGTGGCCATGATCGGCGCCCGTCAGCGCCTGGTGGCTCGGGGCCTGGCGCGGCCTTGTGTGGTGGTGATGGTGGGCACCGCCGTGACGGTGGAGGCGATCGACACCGAAGGGCGGTTTCTGGGCGGCATCATCCTGCCCGGTCACGGCATCATGTTGCGCGCGCTCGAATCGGGCACGGCCGGGTTGCACGTGCCCACCGGCGAGGTGCGGGACTTCCCCACCAACACCAGCGACGCGCTCACCAGTGGCGGTACCTTCGCCATCGCCGGTGCGGTGCAGCGCATGGTGGACAACCTGCGCCGCCATTGCGGTGATGAGCCGGTGTGCTTCATGACCGGTGGCGCCGGCTGGAAAATGGCGCCCAGCATGGCCTTGCAGGTGGAGCTGGTGGAGGGCCTGATCTTCGACGGGCTGCTGGAGATGGCTTCGCGCCGCCTGGCCCTGGCTTAG
- a CDS encoding sensor histidine kinase, translating into MHPSRARLQYLGVFTILGHLGFAWIWIELLPQPYENLPTRLAMASLGVPLLIGAFNRDLTSQATIWIFSLASWSQLPMFFSWMYWLNGGNDVWLASVSCMLVIYYHLTDWRLATLGVVMGAGLSLGLAQMLGVPLTEEATRPDHLVVLAFAWGAAMMLGASSANLRRTRLINTLSTMGVMAHELRTPLATVNLMGDVLRNLSQHDLPEAKQKRFDELATRLQNLVRSMNRQIDTQISNAQLIRLPRDKSSIRAAELVQDVVLHYPYRSSRERDCVQVHIQQDFHFMASRQLFSQVLTNLMKNALHALASASNAPSPGDLRLDVGVHHGKGRIAVSDDGIGIAHEQQTRIFEPFFSTLAGAGNGLGLTFCKNVVEAAQGSLSVHSEPGLGAVFMIDLPLSQPIHATPSSPR; encoded by the coding sequence TTGCATCCATCACGTGCTCGCCTGCAGTACCTGGGCGTATTCACCATTCTGGGACATCTCGGGTTCGCATGGATCTGGATCGAGCTGTTGCCACAGCCCTACGAGAACCTTCCCACCCGCCTGGCCATGGCCAGCCTGGGTGTTCCGTTGCTGATCGGCGCGTTCAATCGCGACCTCACCTCCCAGGCCACCATCTGGATCTTTTCCCTGGCCAGCTGGTCGCAGTTGCCCATGTTCTTCTCCTGGATGTACTGGCTCAACGGCGGCAACGACGTCTGGCTGGCCAGCGTGTCCTGCATGCTGGTCATCTATTACCACCTCACCGACTGGCGACTGGCCACCCTGGGCGTTGTCATGGGCGCCGGGCTCAGCCTGGGGCTGGCGCAGATGTTGGGCGTGCCCCTGACCGAAGAGGCCACACGGCCCGACCATCTGGTGGTTCTGGCGTTTGCGTGGGGCGCGGCCATGATGCTGGGAGCCTCCAGCGCCAACCTGCGCCGCACGCGCCTGATCAACACGCTGAGCACCATGGGCGTGATGGCACACGAGCTGCGCACGCCATTGGCCACCGTCAACCTCATGGGCGACGTGCTGCGCAACCTGTCGCAGCACGACCTTCCGGAGGCCAAGCAGAAGAGATTCGACGAGCTGGCCACCCGGCTGCAGAACCTGGTTCGCAGCATGAACCGGCAGATCGATACCCAGATCTCGAACGCGCAATTGATTCGACTGCCTCGCGACAAGTCCTCCATCCGCGCGGCAGAACTGGTGCAGGACGTGGTGCTGCACTATCCCTATCGCTCGTCCAGGGAGCGCGACTGCGTCCAGGTGCACATCCAGCAGGACTTCCACTTCATGGCGTCGCGCCAGTTGTTCTCGCAGGTGCTGACCAACCTGATGAAAAACGCGCTCCATGCGCTGGCCTCGGCCAGCAACGCCCCGAGCCCGGGCGACTTGCGGCTGGATGTGGGCGTGCACCACGGCAAGGGACGCATTGCAGTATCTGACGACGGAATCGGCATTGCCCACGAACAGCAGACGAGAATCTTCGAACCGTTCTTCTCCACGTTGGCGGGCGCCGGCAACGGCCTGGGTCTGACCTTCTGCAAGAACGTCGTGGAGGCAGCGCAGGGCAGTCTCAGCGTGCATTCCGAACCCGGCCTGGGCGCGGTCTTCATGATCGATCTCCCACTCAGTCAACCGATTCACGCGACCCCTTCTTCTCCACGCTGA
- a CDS encoding acyl-CoA-binding protein produces MADLKSLFEAAVANSKNLSERPDNATLLKIYALYKQATEGDVEGKKPGFGDMVGRAKWDAWNGFKGIGKDDAMQQYIDLIQGLS; encoded by the coding sequence ATGGCCGATCTCAAATCCCTTTTCGAAGCCGCGGTGGCGAATTCCAAGAACCTCAGCGAGCGCCCCGACAACGCCACGCTGCTGAAGATCTACGCCTTGTACAAGCAGGCCACGGAGGGGGATGTGGAAGGCAAGAAGCCTGGTTTCGGCGACATGGTTGGTCGCGCCAAGTGGGATGCGTGGAACGGCTTCAAGGGCATCGGGAAAGACGACGCGATGCAACAGTACATCGACCTCATCCAGGGTCTGAGCTGA
- a CDS encoding helix-turn-helix transcriptional regulator → MTLPVNFDSISLDSILADWVCALHDQGVEAVMVLGPAPTGGRDEREVLAVHPPRLLSAAQALADSRDFGASWRESDAPLVAWQDISKSVFEQSSRWRRLWLAHGHQTLVRVAFSLPAGRAFECFMFSPRAFADRSEAAALAWSAFNIWPMLRRAIAEARVSLSPRELESLNMAFEGLTARETALRMDCSERTVNYHLANAMAKLKTDNKLAAVQRACWIGLI, encoded by the coding sequence ATGACCCTACCTGTCAACTTTGACAGTATCAGCCTCGATAGCATTCTGGCCGACTGGGTCTGCGCGTTGCACGACCAAGGTGTCGAGGCCGTCATGGTGCTCGGCCCGGCGCCCACCGGCGGACGCGACGAGCGCGAAGTGCTGGCGGTGCACCCTCCCCGGTTGCTGTCGGCCGCCCAGGCGTTGGCGGACAGCCGCGATTTCGGTGCCAGCTGGCGCGAAAGCGATGCACCGCTGGTGGCCTGGCAAGACATTTCCAAATCGGTCTTTGAACAATCCAGCCGCTGGCGCCGCCTGTGGCTGGCGCATGGCCACCAGACGCTGGTTCGGGTGGCCTTCAGCCTGCCAGCCGGTCGGGCTTTTGAGTGCTTCATGTTCAGCCCGCGCGCGTTTGCCGATCGCTCCGAAGCGGCGGCGCTGGCCTGGTCGGCCTTCAACATCTGGCCCATGCTGCGCCGTGCCATCGCCGAAGCCCGTGTGAGCCTGAGTCCGCGTGAGCTGGAGAGCCTGAACATGGCCTTTGAAGGGCTGACCGCACGCGAAACCGCCTTGCGCATGGACTGCTCCGAACGCACGGTGAACTACCACCTGGCCAACGCCATGGCCAAACTCAAGACCGACAACAAGCTGGCCGCTGTGCAGCGCGCCTGCTGGATCGGTCTCATCTAG
- a CDS encoding wax ester/triacylglycerol synthase family O-acyltransferase translates to MVQRVAARSDTPAVRATRPATRRKTTSDSAAAGVLPSVKKALTTTLGLEGERMSKVDTAWLRMDSPSNLMMIVGVWILKPGIRIEDLSERVRERLLPYRRFVQLAREDAAGAHWIDDADFRLSRHVVTHRLSQTGSQSEQDALQARVAELAMQPLDHQHPLWRFELVEQYGGGSALIARIHHCIADGIALISVMMSLVDGGGAPPQRKSRKTTKPGLDGAEDWVADTLIRPFGDLTAKALEAAGGGAARSFAMLASPQQSLSDSLGQAVDLARMGGQLASDLAALALMPDDSPTRLKGQPGNTKRVAWCEPIPLEEVKAIGRALNCSVNDVLLGCVAGAIGAYLRHLGDDPTGQEIRAMVPINLRPMEDAWKLGNRFGLVPLVLPIGCTNPVERVFTVRSRMNNLKGSLQPLLTFGLLSVAGLLVKPAQDALLSLFGRKTTAVMTNVPGPATKLKVCGSTLEQTMFWVPQTGTVGLGVSILSYGGGVQFGVIADTTLCPEPQRIIDEFEPEFRRLLTLTLMLPWGEAKP, encoded by the coding sequence ATGGTTCAACGCGTTGCCGCCCGCAGCGACACCCCGGCGGTGCGCGCCACTCGCCCCGCCACTCGCCGCAAGACCACCAGTGACAGCGCGGCGGCCGGCGTGCTGCCGTCGGTCAAGAAGGCGCTCACGACCACATTGGGGCTGGAAGGCGAGCGCATGAGCAAGGTCGACACGGCCTGGCTGCGCATGGACTCACCCAGCAACCTCATGATGATCGTCGGCGTGTGGATCCTCAAGCCGGGCATCCGCATCGAGGACTTGAGCGAACGCGTGCGCGAGCGTCTGTTGCCTTACCGCCGTTTCGTGCAGCTGGCGCGCGAAGACGCCGCGGGCGCGCACTGGATCGATGACGCAGACTTCCGGCTCAGCCGCCATGTGGTCACGCACCGGCTCTCGCAGACCGGCTCGCAAAGTGAGCAGGATGCCCTGCAGGCCCGCGTGGCCGAACTCGCCATGCAGCCGCTGGATCACCAGCATCCGCTGTGGCGTTTCGAGCTGGTCGAACAATACGGTGGTGGCTCTGCGCTGATCGCTCGCATCCACCATTGCATCGCCGACGGCATCGCGCTCATCAGCGTGATGATGAGCCTGGTCGACGGCGGTGGCGCACCGCCGCAGCGCAAGAGCCGCAAGACCACCAAGCCGGGTCTGGACGGCGCCGAAGACTGGGTGGCCGACACCTTGATACGGCCCTTCGGCGATCTCACCGCGAAGGCACTGGAAGCCGCCGGCGGCGGCGCCGCCAGGTCGTTTGCCATGCTGGCCTCGCCCCAGCAGAGCCTCTCCGACTCGCTGGGCCAGGCGGTCGATCTGGCGCGCATGGGGGGTCAGCTCGCCAGCGACCTCGCCGCCCTCGCGCTCATGCCCGACGATTCCCCCACCCGGCTCAAGGGGCAGCCGGGCAACACCAAACGCGTGGCCTGGTGCGAACCGATTCCGCTCGAGGAGGTGAAGGCGATCGGACGGGCGCTGAACTGCTCGGTCAACGACGTGCTGCTGGGATGTGTGGCCGGGGCCATCGGCGCCTACCTGCGACACCTCGGTGACGACCCCACCGGTCAGGAGATCCGCGCCATGGTGCCGATCAACCTGCGTCCGATGGAGGACGCCTGGAAACTCGGCAACCGTTTTGGCCTGGTGCCGCTGGTGCTGCCCATTGGTTGCACCAACCCGGTCGAGCGCGTGTTCACCGTGCGCTCGCGCATGAACAACCTCAAGGGCAGCCTGCAACCGCTGCTGACCTTCGGCCTGCTCTCGGTGGCTGGGTTGCTGGTCAAGCCGGCGCAAGATGCGCTGCTGAGCCTGTTCGGGCGCAAGACCACAGCCGTGATGACCAACGTGCCGGGCCCGGCCACCAAGCTCAAGGTCTGCGGCTCCACCCTGGAGCAGACGATGTTCTGGGTGCCTCAGACCGGCACGGTGGGCCTGGGCGTGTCGATCCTGAGCTACGGCGGCGGCGTGCAGTTCGGCGTGATCGCCGACACCACCTTGTGCCCAGAGCCGCAGCGCATCATTGACGAGTTCGAGCCGGAGTTCCGGCGTCTGCTCACGCTCACCCTCATGCTGCCCTGGGGCGAAGCGAAACCCTAA